The Deltaproteobacteria bacterium region AGGAAAACAACTTATTCTGCTACAAAGATGTACGAGCTGACCTCTGCATCCATTCGCACTTCGACGAACTCTGGGGTTGTCCATGCCATGTTGGGATCACCTCCTTTCCTTTTCTAGCCAGACACATTATATCGCAAGCATCTGCTTGTCCATGCTCATAGGGTAGCATAATGAACGTACAGATTTTTGGTGTCAAGAAGTGTAGCGACACGCGAAAGGCAGAACGGTTCTTCAAAGAACGCGGCATTCGTTTCCAGTTCGTTGATTTGACCGAAAAAGGGCTTTCC contains the following coding sequences:
- the pqqA gene encoding pyrroloquinoline quinone precursor peptide PqqA, with the translated sequence MAWTTPEFVEVRMDAEVSSYIFVAE